CCTATGACCACGTCGCTCGCCTGCTGGACTCCGTAGAAACGCAGCGCGACCTGCTCAACAACACGCTGGATATTTATCTCTCTTCCGTCGCCAATCGCACCAACGAGGTGATGAAGGTGCTTACTGTGTTAGGCACCATCGCACTCCCTGCGCTTGCGATTTCGAGCATCTACGGCATGAACCTCAAAGGGCTGCCCTTTGAGGAATCTCCTCATGGAGCGCTCATCGTCGGTCTTCTCGCACTTGCCTGCACAGGGCTGCTGCTTTATCTTCTTCGTCGTATGCGCTGGTTCTAGCTACCAGAGAATATCGTTGACCGGAACTGTAGGAGAAGAAAGCTGAGTCTCTCCAAGCATCTGCCGCAGATTGATCTCGATGACCCGGCAAATCGAGGTCAAGGGGATATCGTTAATCGTATTGTCGAAGGGAGCTTCAAGATCGCGGCCGATCTTATCCAGTGCAAGAAAGATGAAGCCGACCAGTGCGGATCCTAGAGGAGTGAACCATCCCATGCTTGCTCCCATGGCGAGCGGAAGCAGAATACAGAAGATCTGTACGCAAAGCTGGGGGAGATAGTCATATTGGCGGGGCATGGGAGTGTTCTTGATGCGCTCGGCACCTCCCTGTGCATCGACCAGATCATTCAGTGTTTCGTCCAGTGCTCGCCACTGCATCGCGTCGATCCATCCGCGATCGAGCAGGTCGTTTAGAGCAGTGCTCTGCCACTGCTGAATTGCTACAGGAACGTTTTTCTCACCACGCAGCCTGGCAATTTCTTCTGGAGAAAGAAAGTCTTCAATCTCATTCCACGGCTCAAGCTTCCGCAGATGCTGGCGCAGAGCATGGGTCCAGGCGATCTGGTAATAGACCATCTTCTGTTGTATCGCCTCAATCTCGCCGGGGTGGGCATTCGTCGGTCTTCGAATCGTCGTGGTGATCTGACGCGCCCAGCTTCGCGAGTTGTTGACGATTGTCCCCCACAGCGTTCGCGCTTCCCACCACCGCGCATAGGATGTCGTATTACGAAACGCAACAAGAATGCTGATTACCGAACCCAACAGAGAGACCGGAATCATATTCAGGGCAGCCCAATGCAAATATCCTGCCTTGTATGCTGCGACGATTCCAATGTCGTAAATCAGCAATACCACCAGAGGCCAGCCGATATATCTCACAGTGAGCAGCATGAGC
This portion of the Edaphobacter sp. 4G125 genome encodes:
- a CDS encoding bestrophin family protein, which gives rise to MISPLRRRRLMLLTVRYIGWPLVVLLIYDIGIVAAYKAGYLHWAALNMIPVSLLGSVISILVAFRNTTSYARWWEARTLWGTIVNNSRSWARQITTTIRRPTNAHPGEIEAIQQKMVYYQIAWTHALRQHLRKLEPWNEIEDFLSPEEIARLRGEKNVPVAIQQWQSTALNDLLDRGWIDAMQWRALDETLNDLVDAQGGAERIKNTPMPRQYDYLPQLCVQIFCILLPLAMGASMGWFTPLGSALVGFIFLALDKIGRDLEAPFDNTINDIPLTSICRVIEINLRQMLGETQLSSPTVPVNDILW